A genomic segment from Thermotoga neapolitana DSM 4359 encodes:
- a CDS encoding tetratricopeptide repeat protein, with product MAEYIITLVLSDGKVDITTSTPFVVALRDLLYEGDWETLKEDMKTKENIMKEVQTCEKLEKVVHLDETIYEPLIFPEFQEWLEEEDISVKDFKNVSLKGLYDLALEYADRNLYDVAHDIIKFMLDIDSNYAPAYELKGSLLVEQGKIEEGIKYLDKAVEIDPWLVQAYASLGEAYYNLGDYEKAVHYWERELEYAPDDKLTYFVLAEAYQEMNRKDLAARTLERLLERDPSNIPALYQLSELYRALGKEEKAKEMEERIMKIRPAYPTEIEPWAKVMLKHGKYREVAEELERIVETSPLNTLAKLLLVVPYVKMGKIDKAKELLEDLEQTNIWYYYGKKEIFDELLTEEEKAACGIS from the coding sequence ATGGCAGAGTATATAATAACACTCGTTTTATCCGACGGCAAGGTGGATATCACCACCTCCACTCCGTTCGTTGTGGCTCTCAGAGATCTCCTCTACGAGGGCGACTGGGAAACATTGAAAGAGGATATGAAGACGAAGGAAAACATAATGAAAGAGGTTCAAACGTGTGAAAAACTCGAAAAGGTCGTTCATCTGGACGAGACCATCTACGAACCTCTCATCTTCCCGGAGTTTCAGGAGTGGCTCGAGGAAGAAGATATCAGTGTGAAGGACTTCAAAAACGTTTCGCTGAAAGGTCTCTACGATCTTGCCCTCGAATACGCCGATCGAAACCTTTACGATGTGGCACACGACATAATCAAGTTCATGCTCGATATCGACAGCAACTACGCTCCTGCGTACGAACTGAAAGGATCTCTCCTTGTTGAGCAGGGAAAGATAGAGGAAGGCATCAAATATCTTGACAAAGCGGTGGAGATAGATCCGTGGCTTGTACAGGCCTACGCTTCTCTGGGAGAGGCTTACTACAACCTCGGTGACTACGAAAAAGCGGTTCATTACTGGGAAAGAGAGCTGGAATATGCTCCCGATGATAAACTCACCTATTTTGTTCTGGCTGAAGCGTATCAGGAGATGAACAGAAAAGATCTTGCCGCAAGAACACTGGAAAGGTTACTGGAAAGAGATCCAAGCAACATTCCTGCTCTGTATCAGCTCTCAGAACTTTACAGGGCACTCGGCAAAGAAGAGAAAGCAAAAGAGATGGAAGAGCGCATCATGAAGATCAGGCCGGCGTATCCCACCGAGATAGAACCGTGGGCGAAAGTGATGCTCAAACATGGAAAGTACAGGGAAGTGGCGGAGGAACTGGAAAGGATAGTTGAAACGTCTCCTCTGAACACGCTTGCAAAACTCCTTCTTGTGGTTCCTTACGTGAAGATGGGAAAGATCGACAAAGCGAAAGAATTGCTTGAGGATCTCGAACAGACGAACATCTGGTATTATTATGGAAAGAAAGAGATTTTCGACGAACTTCTCACAGAGGAGGAAAAGGCAGCTTGTGGCATATCCTGA
- a CDS encoding prepilin peptidase: protein MWHILMFGLGLIIGSFLNVVIYRSTKEGLKLWDPPYSFCPNCKKRIRWYDNVPLLSYVLLKGRCRYCGWKIPLRYPIVEFLTGLVFLLNSLFMKNGLDLLLASVISSSLIAISFIDLETFLIPDYLNFTVVSVSFIMALRGHFLDHLLAFFLVTAMFLMLKFLYREGLGTGDVILAMGIGILLTPFSAIIAVLAASVAGILFALIKGKGKMDTKMRIPFGPFLALGGYTLFLISYTMGWL, encoded by the coding sequence TTGTGGCATATCCTGATGTTCGGTCTTGGGCTGATAATCGGAAGTTTCCTCAATGTGGTGATCTACAGATCAACGAAGGAGGGTCTCAAACTGTGGGATCCTCCTTATTCATTTTGCCCTAATTGCAAAAAAAGGATACGATGGTACGACAACGTACCCCTTTTGAGTTATGTTCTGTTGAAGGGAAGATGCAGATACTGTGGCTGGAAAATTCCTCTGAGATATCCGATCGTGGAATTTCTGACAGGGCTAGTGTTTCTTTTGAATTCTCTTTTCATGAAAAACGGGCTGGACCTTCTTTTGGCGAGCGTGATATCTTCGTCCTTGATCGCCATTTCTTTCATAGATCTTGAGACCTTTTTGATACCGGATTATCTGAACTTTACGGTCGTTTCCGTCTCTTTCATAATGGCGCTGAGAGGACACTTCCTGGATCACCTGCTGGCCTTTTTCCTCGTGACGGCCATGTTTCTGATGCTGAAGTTTCTCTACAGGGAAGGTCTGGGGACAGGAGATGTGATCCTTGCAATGGGAATAGGCATTCTTCTTACTCCCTTTTCAGCCATAATCGCTGTTCTTGCCGCTTCGGTTGCTGGCATTCTGTTTGCACTGATAAAGGGAAAGGGTAAAATGGATACAAAAATGCGTATTCCGTTCGGGCCCTTTCTCGCTCTGGGAGGATACACACTGTTTCTCATATCGTACACGATGGGGTGGTTGTAG
- a CDS encoding class I SAM-dependent rRNA methyltransferase produces MARVFLGKLSRRLLGGHLWVYENEISRVEGDYENGEVVDLFRPDGSFFGKGYINDNSKIRVRILSRKNERIDGEFIKRRIEDALRKRKTLKDTNAFRVVHGEGDFLPGLIVDLFGDYAVVQITTLGMERMKSWVLDALIELLQPKGIYEKSSGTFREKEGLEDREGWIYGAGPELIEFEMNGLRFLADTKGQKTGFFLDQRENAKMVLDFAKDKVCLDVFSYTGNFAAHLLKGSARHVTLVDYSERSLEIAREILKMNGFENFDTITGNAFDILKDFDKSGKKYDLVVLDPPSFAKSSRSLESAKRGYKEINLRAMRILRKPGILVTSSCTQIVSEETFREILMDASFDTGTYLTVLKRGGQPSDHPVLLNVPETQYLKFYIFQVEKRW; encoded by the coding sequence TTGGCCAGAGTATTCCTTGGAAAACTCAGCAGAAGACTATTGGGTGGTCATCTCTGGGTTTACGAAAACGAGATTTCGAGGGTAGAGGGCGACTACGAAAACGGAGAAGTTGTGGATCTTTTCCGCCCCGACGGCTCTTTCTTTGGAAAGGGGTACATAAACGACAACTCGAAAATCAGGGTGAGAATTCTCTCTCGAAAAAACGAAAGAATAGACGGTGAATTCATAAAGAGAAGAATAGAAGATGCCCTCAGAAAGAGAAAAACTCTCAAAGACACGAATGCCTTCAGAGTGGTGCACGGTGAGGGAGATTTTCTGCCTGGGCTCATCGTGGACCTTTTCGGTGATTATGCTGTCGTTCAGATCACAACGCTGGGAATGGAAAGGATGAAGAGCTGGGTTCTTGATGCTTTGATAGAACTTTTACAACCGAAGGGAATATACGAAAAGTCGTCCGGAACATTCCGCGAGAAAGAGGGACTAGAAGATCGGGAAGGGTGGATCTACGGCGCGGGCCCTGAGTTAATCGAGTTTGAGATGAACGGGCTGAGGTTTCTCGCTGACACGAAAGGACAGAAGACCGGATTCTTCCTTGATCAGAGGGAAAACGCGAAGATGGTGCTCGATTTTGCGAAAGACAAAGTTTGCCTTGATGTCTTCTCCTATACGGGAAACTTTGCGGCACATCTCCTGAAAGGCAGTGCCAGACATGTCACCCTTGTTGATTATTCCGAAAGGTCTCTGGAGATCGCAAGGGAAATACTGAAGATGAACGGTTTTGAAAACTTCGACACGATCACCGGTAACGCCTTCGACATTCTGAAGGACTTCGACAAAAGCGGAAAAAAGTACGATCTTGTGGTGCTGGATCCTCCATCCTTTGCGAAAAGTTCCAGAAGTCTTGAGAGTGCAAAAAGAGGGTACAAGGAAATAAACCTGAGAGCGATGAGGATTTTGAGAAAACCGGGAATCCTTGTGACGTCTTCCTGCACCCAGATTGTTTCTGAAGAGACGTTCAGAGAGATCCTCATGGACGCTTCCTTCGACACCGGGACGTACTTGACTGTGTTGAAAAGGGGCGGCCAGCCCTCCGATCATCCTGTCCTTCTGAACGTTCCGGAAACGCAGTACCTGAAGTTCTACATTTTCCAGGTCGAGAAGAGGTGGTAA
- a CDS encoding pyridoxal phosphate-dependent aminotransferase translates to MFSKRVLNFEESPIRKLVPYAEAAKKRGIKIYHLNIGQPDLKTPEVFFESIRKRTPDVVYYSHSAGIPELREAFASYYQRRQNAHVKPENVLITNGGSEAILFSFTVVADPGDEILVLEPFYANYKAFAKIAGVKLVPVVRQMEDDFSIPDNLDRFVNDRTRAIVLSNPCNPTGVVYGERDLRYLLDFVERNDLFMIVDEVYSEIVFRGNFVSAMTFESDRVIVVDSVSKKFSACGARVGCLITKNEQVLNHAMKLAQGRLAPPLLEQIGSVALLNLDEDFFRTVRETYRERVEIVIKKLEEYGLKRFTRPSGAFYVTVELPVNDSEEFARWMLTDFDLDGETTMVAPLKGFYITPERGKREIRIACVLDKEVLSRAMDVLMEGLRTWLKKFSSVQQYLS, encoded by the coding sequence GTGTTTTCAAAACGGGTGTTGAACTTCGAAGAAAGCCCTATAAGAAAACTCGTCCCGTACGCCGAGGCAGCGAAAAAGCGCGGCATAAAGATCTACCATCTCAACATCGGACAGCCCGATCTGAAAACCCCTGAGGTGTTCTTTGAAAGTATACGAAAAAGAACACCGGATGTTGTCTACTACTCCCACTCTGCTGGTATACCAGAGCTTCGAGAAGCGTTTGCTTCTTACTATCAGAGAAGGCAAAACGCCCATGTGAAACCTGAGAACGTTCTGATCACAAACGGAGGAAGCGAAGCGATCCTTTTCTCCTTCACTGTCGTGGCAGATCCCGGTGATGAGATACTCGTTCTGGAGCCTTTTTATGCAAATTACAAGGCTTTTGCGAAAATAGCCGGTGTGAAGCTCGTGCCTGTGGTCAGGCAGATGGAGGATGATTTTTCGATTCCTGACAACCTGGACAGATTTGTGAACGATAGAACGAGAGCGATCGTGCTGTCCAACCCCTGCAATCCAACGGGGGTGGTTTACGGCGAAAGGGATCTACGTTATCTTTTGGATTTCGTTGAAAGAAACGACCTTTTCATGATAGTCGATGAGGTCTACAGTGAGATAGTCTTTCGTGGAAACTTCGTGAGCGCAATGACATTTGAAAGCGACAGGGTGATAGTGGTCGACAGTGTTTCCAAGAAGTTCAGTGCGTGCGGTGCGAGGGTAGGATGTCTCATCACGAAAAACGAGCAAGTGCTGAACCATGCCATGAAACTGGCTCAGGGAAGGCTAGCACCACCTCTTCTTGAGCAGATAGGCTCTGTTGCCCTTTTGAACCTCGATGAAGATTTCTTCAGAACTGTCAGAGAAACTTACAGAGAACGCGTTGAGATCGTCATAAAAAAACTCGAAGAGTACGGGCTGAAGAGATTCACCAGACCTTCGGGAGCCTTTTATGTCACCGTGGAACTTCCTGTGAACGACTCGGAAGAGTTCGCCAGATGGATGCTCACAGATTTCGATCTCGACGGTGAAACGACGATGGTCGCACCACTGAAGGGGTTCTACATCACACCAGAACGTGGGAAGAGGGAGATCAGAATTGCGTGTGTACTTGACAAAGAGGTTCTCTCAAGGGCCATGGATGTTCTCATGGAGGGATTGAGAACGTGGTTGAAAAAGTTCTCTTCGGTTCAGCAATATCTTTCCTAG
- a CDS encoding HD-GYP domain-containing protein, translated as MVEKVLFGSAISFLAALYFSIPKVFSLKKLLKAALFSLPFGFVGWKILLVAFPVAYALEVLGSSSLLVLLTLPVSLFNVLLFHVSIMVLGFVVFLRKNPLEKNLSFLEVLFIFLLAFFSILGIIRKEYTFLFFTGFAFLIFLLEKRWRAKSERSLQEKTEELSAVNQELTALNQQLTAVNQELEASYESLQVLSNQLNRTMEILGEIDLETDPFPVLEKIYFDSKNLLEPFLGLEVKNSKQKFMVGEKTEEFLYKQSKDSSVKLFVSRDLEKDEEAFLKSIMNFSLFLLRAHDSYCEVVENRNALSHMLASLEGVLTVSSRTELLEKMLHYLRSMFPGVVVSSVTMSEDGELSTFFLRDGKMEKVKLNRGIVVKAFRERKDILVEDVRDFPEFFDVTGGKVRSAAAVFFEYEGVPFVIEIEKESAFSEFEFSTLKIMARVLGIFLSRLVLYRKLRRTFFQTIEAFSYAVELKDPYTSGHSVRVSEYAQEIAKRMGLSKHRIERIRIAALLHDIGKIGVRGAILNKASKLTKEEYEEVKKHPELGERLISKVETFSDIAKIVRHHHEWYGGGGYPDDLRGEEIPLESRIIAVADAFDAMTSDRPYRKAMNKSTALEILRKNEGLQWDPSVLRVALEYFSEL; from the coding sequence GTGGTTGAAAAAGTTCTCTTCGGTTCAGCAATATCTTTCCTAGCCGCTCTCTATTTTTCTATCCCGAAGGTTTTCAGTTTGAAGAAGCTCCTGAAAGCTGCTCTTTTCTCCCTGCCGTTCGGTTTTGTAGGCTGGAAAATCCTTCTTGTGGCTTTTCCAGTCGCTTATGCTCTGGAGGTTCTTGGGTCGAGCAGTCTTCTGGTCCTTCTAACGCTTCCTGTTTCTTTGTTCAACGTTTTGCTCTTTCACGTATCCATCATGGTGCTTGGCTTTGTTGTGTTCTTGAGGAAAAACCCTCTTGAGAAAAACCTTTCTTTTCTGGAAGTTCTCTTTATCTTCCTTCTTGCCTTCTTTTCCATACTGGGTATCATCAGAAAAGAGTATACCTTCCTGTTTTTCACAGGTTTTGCTTTTCTAATTTTCCTACTTGAGAAGAGGTGGCGGGCAAAGAGTGAAAGAAGTCTTCAGGAGAAAACAGAGGAACTTTCCGCTGTTAACCAGGAACTCACCGCACTGAACCAGCAACTTACTGCTGTTAACCAGGAACTGGAAGCATCCTACGAGAGCCTTCAGGTGTTGTCCAATCAGCTGAATAGAACTATGGAGATCCTTGGAGAAATAGACCTTGAAACCGATCCGTTTCCTGTTCTGGAGAAGATTTATTTCGACTCAAAAAACCTGCTGGAGCCTTTCTTGGGGCTTGAAGTGAAAAATTCAAAACAAAAGTTCATGGTTGGAGAAAAAACTGAGGAGTTCCTTTACAAACAATCGAAAGATTCGAGTGTGAAACTGTTCGTGTCGAGAGATCTGGAGAAAGACGAGGAAGCGTTTTTAAAATCCATAATGAACTTTTCACTTTTCCTTTTGAGAGCACACGACTCCTATTGTGAAGTGGTTGAAAATCGGAACGCACTGTCTCACATGCTCGCTTCCCTGGAAGGGGTTCTGACGGTTTCGAGCAGAACAGAGCTTCTGGAAAAGATGCTTCACTACCTGAGGAGCATGTTTCCGGGAGTGGTTGTTTCTTCTGTCACCATGTCAGAAGATGGTGAACTGTCCACCTTCTTCTTGAGAGACGGGAAAATGGAAAAGGTGAAACTGAATCGAGGAATCGTTGTGAAAGCCTTCAGAGAAAGAAAGGACATTCTTGTTGAAGATGTCAGAGACTTTCCGGAGTTCTTCGACGTGACAGGTGGAAAGGTAAGATCTGCCGCCGCTGTTTTCTTTGAGTACGAAGGTGTGCCTTTTGTGATAGAGATAGAGAAAGAATCGGCGTTTTCTGAATTTGAGTTTTCCACATTGAAGATAATGGCCCGTGTTCTGGGTATTTTCCTTTCAAGACTGGTTCTCTACAGAAAGTTGAGGAGAACGTTCTTTCAGACCATCGAGGCGTTTTCCTACGCGGTCGAGTTGAAAGATCCCTACACCAGTGGTCACAGTGTGAGGGTTTCAGAGTATGCCCAGGAGATCGCCAAAAGGATGGGACTATCAAAGCACAGAATTGAGAGGATAAGAATAGCAGCCCTTCTGCACGACATAGGAAAAATAGGGGTGAGAGGGGCTATCCTCAACAAGGCTTCAAAACTCACAAAAGAGGAATACGAAGAGGTGAAGAAACATCCAGAACTGGGAGAAAGACTGATCAGCAAGGTAGAAACCTTCTCCGACATCGCAAAGATCGTGAGACATCACCACGAGTGGTACGGTGGTGGAGGATATCCGGATGATCTTCGGGGAGAGGAGATCCCCCTGGAGTCCAGAATAATCGCAGTGGCGGATGCCTTCGATGCCATGACCAGTGACAGACCGTACAGAAAAGCCATGAACAAAAGCACAGCCCTCGAGATTCTTCGAAAGAATGAAGGACTTCAGTGGGATCCCTCTGTTTTGAGAGTTGCCCTGGAATATTTCAGCGAACTTTGA
- a CDS encoding HAD family hydrolase, whose amino-acid sequence MKVFLFDYDGTLAKDNGFAEEYFKHLTSFFKEKDVLISPNLILDCVEEITKKPDGTTNLERYMKCLESKTKRKAEEWKDLFMDFYRSDLFDTLRNTVRPFRETLDLLSEKKKEGKIVLATNPVFPRIAITKRLNWIGLSEKDFHLITDMESFHFCKPDPRYYLEICEKIGVLPEDCVMYGDDEVNDGACEKTGMKFIKVR is encoded by the coding sequence ATGAAGGTCTTTCTTTTCGATTATGATGGAACGCTGGCAAAAGATAATGGGTTTGCGGAGGAATATTTCAAACATCTGACTTCGTTTTTCAAAGAAAAGGACGTTTTGATCTCGCCAAACCTGATTCTCGATTGTGTGGAGGAAATAACAAAAAAACCGGATGGCACCACAAATCTCGAAAGATACATGAAATGCCTTGAAAGCAAAACAAAGCGAAAGGCCGAAGAATGGAAAGACCTTTTCATGGATTTCTACAGAAGTGATCTTTTTGACACTCTCAGGAACACAGTTAGGCCTTTCAGAGAAACGCTGGATCTTCTCAGTGAGAAAAAGAAAGAAGGAAAGATCGTTCTTGCAACAAATCCTGTTTTTCCAAGGATAGCCATAACGAAAAGGTTGAACTGGATAGGTCTCTCAGAAAAGGATTTCCATCTGATAACGGACATGGAGAGTTTTCACTTCTGCAAACCCGATCCGAGGTATTACCTTGAAATATGCGAAAAAATCGGAGTTCTGCCAGAGGATTGTGTCATGTACGGTGACGATGAAGTGAACGACGGAGCGTGTGAAAAAACGGGTATGAAGTTCATCAAAGTTCGCTGA
- a CDS encoding MATE family efflux transporter: MMLAMLVQTIYNLADGIWVAGLGPQALAAIGLFFPIFMIIISLAAGIGVGASSVVSQKIGERDKTGADVAASVSMLLSVIIGLMGIAVFLPAVPSILGFAGARGETLNLTLEYSVVLIYSMPLLMFNNVANGVLRGEGDAKRAMIAIAAGSLLNIALDPLFIYVFGFGIKGAAYATVLSIAVSSFLISFWLFFKKDTYVSFHLGWNWEILKRILKIGIPASLAQAMMSIAIYILNVFAVKAGGDYGVAVFTSAWRVVNFGTVPLIGMAMAVTSVTGAAFGERNAEKLETAHLYAVKLGFFIGLVVMLAILVFAPFIAKAFTYSQEGERIYSELVRALRVLSLFLPGVPFGMFTSSMFQGVGQGLKSLAVTIMRTVIMQVLFSWLFVFVLKAGLMGVWWGIVLGNATSAFITFTWGRFTVNRLKKEFQAL; the protein is encoded by the coding sequence ATGATGCTTGCAATGCTCGTTCAGACGATCTACAATCTGGCGGATGGAATCTGGGTGGCAGGACTTGGACCTCAGGCTCTTGCGGCAATAGGATTGTTCTTTCCAATCTTCATGATCATCATCTCGCTTGCAGCAGGTATTGGTGTTGGTGCGAGTTCTGTTGTGTCTCAGAAGATAGGTGAAAGGGACAAAACGGGTGCTGATGTTGCCGCTTCTGTTTCAATGCTACTTTCGGTGATCATCGGTTTGATGGGGATCGCTGTTTTTCTGCCCGCTGTTCCATCCATTCTCGGTTTTGCCGGTGCGCGTGGAGAAACTCTAAATCTGACTTTGGAGTATTCTGTTGTTCTCATATATTCCATGCCTCTTCTCATGTTCAACAACGTGGCCAACGGTGTTCTCAGGGGAGAAGGAGATGCAAAAAGGGCGATGATCGCAATAGCTGCAGGTTCTCTTCTCAACATAGCCCTGGATCCTCTGTTCATATACGTTTTTGGATTTGGGATCAAAGGAGCCGCTTATGCCACGGTACTTTCGATCGCTGTTTCCTCTTTTCTGATCTCCTTTTGGCTTTTCTTCAAAAAGGATACGTACGTATCCTTCCATCTCGGATGGAATTGGGAGATATTGAAGAGAATTCTAAAGATAGGAATTCCAGCGTCTCTGGCGCAGGCCATGATGTCCATAGCGATCTACATCCTCAACGTTTTTGCAGTGAAGGCTGGGGGAGATTATGGAGTTGCTGTCTTCACGAGTGCGTGGCGTGTGGTGAACTTTGGAACGGTTCCGCTCATCGGAATGGCCATGGCGGTGACTTCTGTCACGGGGGCAGCGTTTGGCGAAAGAAACGCTGAAAAACTCGAAACGGCGCATCTTTATGCCGTGAAACTTGGTTTTTTCATCGGACTGGTGGTGATGCTGGCAATACTTGTCTTTGCACCCTTCATAGCAAAGGCGTTTACCTATTCTCAGGAAGGAGAGAGGATTTACAGCGAACTCGTGAGGGCTCTTAGAGTGTTGAGCCTTTTCCTTCCCGGTGTTCCCTTTGGAATGTTCACCTCTTCCATGTTTCAGGGTGTGGGTCAGGGTTTGAAAAGTCTTGCTGTGACCATAATGAGAACTGTGATCATGCAGGTGCTCTTTTCGTGGTTGTTCGTGTTCGTTCTGAAGGCAGGGCTGATGGGTGTCTGGTGGGGAATAGTCCTTGGAAATGCCACATCCGCATTCATCACCTTCACCTGGGGAAGGTTCACGGTGAATCGGTTGAAGAAGGAGTTTCAGGCATTATAA